Proteins from one Malania oleifera isolate guangnan ecotype guangnan chromosome 4, ASM2987363v1, whole genome shotgun sequence genomic window:
- the LOC131153294 gene encoding sucrose synthase 7-like translates to MASDSPAELRRSDSIADSMPDALKQSKYHMKKCFARFVESGKRLMKLRHLMDEMEKSIEDKRERTKVLEGLLGYILSSTQEAVVVPPYVAFAVRPNPGFWEFVKVNADGLRVESITASDYLKFKETVFDEKWARDENALEIDFGAMDFSNPSLTLASSIGSGVSSITKFMTSRLGGAQRAKPLLEFLLALNHQGENLLINETVDSVLKLQTTLIAAALFVSTLPKDTPYHQFEQRLKEWGFEKGWGDTAERVQETMRILSEALQAPDPLSMESLFGRLPTIFNIVIFSPQGYFGQSDVLGLPDTGGQVVYILDQVRALEEELLLRIRQQGLQAVKPQILVVTRLIPDARGTTCNKEKERILGTKYSYILRVPFRTENAVRQQWVSRFDIYPYLERFAQDAIEKIVEGMGCNPDLIIGNYSDGNLVASLVAAKLGITQGAIAHALEKTKYEDSDVKWKDLDPKYHFSCQFTADMIAMNAADFIITSTYQEIAGSKDRPGQYESHTAFTMPGLCRVVSGINVFDPKFNIAAPGVDQSVYFPYSEQKKRFTSFHPSIEELIYSDHDNREHTGYLADKKKPIIFSMARLDTMKNIAGLTEWYGKNKRLRDLVNLVVVAGFFDPSKSEDREEIAEIKKMHSMIEKYQLKGQVRWIAAQNDKNRNGELYRCVADTKGAFVQPALYEAFGLTVIEAMNCGLPTFATSQGGPAEIIVDGVSGFHIDPKNGEESGNKIADFFEKCKKDEQYWNLVSNAGLKRINECYTWKNYANKLLKMGSAYSFWKQLNKEQKQAKQRYLQMLYNLQFRRLARTVPIPREEFRELPPAATGKHLEPASTAQTEAQLQPPRATATTKEPPSIGPDEPQQPAPAAVADEAEPVGHEDENQKPVDSARSKDRQCGGGGWCWCFILIFLLSIYYLWTKKR, encoded by the exons ATGGCTTCTGATTCACCGGCAGAGCTGAGGCGATCGGATTCAATTGCAGATAGCATGCCCGATGCCTTGAAGCAGAGCAAATACCATATGAAGAAATGCTTTGCCAG GTTTGTTGAAAGTGGGAAAAGATTAATGAAGCTGCGTCATTTGATGGACGAAATGGAGAAATCAATCGAAGACAAACGCGAACGGACCAAGGTCTTGGAGGGCTTGCTCGGATACATCCTCAGTTCCACTCAG gaGGCGGTGGTTGTTCCGCCGTACGTGGCATTTGCAGTAAGACCCAATCCTGGTTTCTGGGAATTCGTAAAGGTGAACGCCGATGGTCTTAGAGTGGAGAGCATTACTGCTTCCGATTACCTCAAATTTAAAGAAACCGTCTTCGACGAAAAGTG GGCAAGAGACGAAAATGCATTGGAAATAGATTTTGGAGCAATGGACTTCTCTAATCCTTCATTGACACTGGCTTCTTCCATTGGGAGTGGAGTCAGCTCCATCACCAAATTCATGACTTCAAGGCTTGGAGGTGCTCAGCGCGCAAAGCCCTTGCTTGAGTTCTTGCTTGCTCTTAACCACCAAGGAGAG AATCTACTGATAAATGAGACGGTGGATTCAGTCCTCAAGCTTCAAACAACATTGATTGCAGCAGCATTGTTCGTCTCAACACTCCCAAAGGACACACCATATCATCAATTTGAGCAGAG GCTGAAAGAGTGGGGATTTGAGAAAGGATGGGGAGATACTGCAGAAAGAGTTCAAGAGACCATGAGAATACTTTCGGAGGCACTCCAAGCACCAGATCCTCTGAGCATGGAGTCCCTCTTCGGCAGGCTTCCCACCATATTCAACATTGTCATCTTCTCTCCTCAGGGCTACTTCGGCCAGTCCGACGTCCTCGGCCTCCCCGACACTGGTGGTCAG GTAGTTTACATTTTGGATCAAGTAAGAGCTTTGGAGGAAGAATTGCTACTTAGGATAAGGCAGCAAGGCCTGCAGGCTGTGAAACCTCAGATTCTTGTG GTCACACGACTTATACCGGACGCTCGAGGGACAACGTGTAATAAAGAAAAAGAGCGAATTCTTGGCACTAAGTACTCCTACATCCTCCGGGTTCCCTTCAGAACGGAGAACGCTGTTCGCCAACAATGGGTTTCACGTTTCGATATCTATCCCTATCTTGAGAGATTTGCCCAG GATGCTATAGAAAAGATTGTGGAGGGCATGGGGTGTAACCCAGACCTTATAATTGGGAACTACAGTGATGGAAACTTGGTGGCATCTCTGGTGGCTGCCAAACTTGGGATAACTCAG GGAGCCATTGCTCACGCTTTAGAGAAGACTAAGTACGAAGACTCAGATGTGAAATGGAAGGATTTAGACCCAAAGTATCACTTCTCGTGCCAATTCACAGCTGACATGATTGCCATGAATGCCGCTGATTTTATCATCACCAGCACTTATCAAGAAATTGCCGGCAG TAAGGATAGGCCTGGACAGTATGAAAGTCACACAGCATTTACCATGCCGGGGCTTTGCCGAGTAGTCTCGGGCATCAACGTCTTCGATCCAAAGTTCAACATAGCTGCTCCCGGCGTCGACCAGTCTGTCTACTTTCCCTACTCGGAACAGAAAAAGCGGTTCACCTCATTTCATCCTTCCATTGAAGAGCTTATTTACAGTGACCACGACAATCGAGAGCATAC CGGATATTTAGCAGACAAGAAGAAACCCATCATCTTCTCCATGGCGAGACTGGACACAATGAAGAACATCGCAGGCCTCACAGAGTGGTACGGCAAGAACAAGAGGCTGCGAGACCTGGTCAACCTCGTCGTCGTCGCCGGATTCTTCGACCCATCCAAGTCGGAAGACAGAGAAGAGATAGCAGAGATCAAGAAGATGCACTCGATGATTGAGAAGTACCAGCTGAAGGGTCAGGTCCGGTGGATAGCCGCCCAGAACGACAAGAACCGCAACGGCGAACTCTACCGGTGCGTGGCCGACACGAAGGGGGCGTTCGTGCAGCCGGCGCTGTACGAGGCCTTCGGGCTGACGGTGATCGAGGCCATGAACTGCGGGTTGCCGACGTTCGCGACCAGCCAGGGAGGTCCGGCGGAGATCATCGTGGATGGGGTCTCCGGATTCCATATTGATCCAAAAAATGGGGAGGAATCGGGGAATAAGATTGCGGATTTCTTTGAGAAGTGCAAGAAGGATGAGCAGTACTGGAACTTGGTGTCCAATGCAGGCCTCAAGCGCATCAATGAATG CTATACATGGAAGAACTACGCAAACAAATTGTTGAAGATGGGATCCGCTTATAGCTTCTGGAAGCAGTTGAACAAGGAACAAAAGCAAGCCAAGCAGAGATACCTTCAAATGCTTTACAATCTTCAATTCAGAAGATTG GCAAGAACCGTCCCCATCCCGAGGGAGGAATTCCGAGAACTCCCACCAGCGGCAACCGGCAAACACCTAGAACCGGCGTCGACGGCACAAACTGAAGCCCAGCTGCAGCCTCCGCGGGCGACGGCGACAACTAAAGAACCACCGTCGATTGGACCAGATGAACCCCAACAACCAGCGCCAGCGGCGGTAGCTGATGAAGCTGAGCCAGTGGGACACGAAGATGAAAACCAAAAACCGGTGGATTCTGCAAGAAGCAAAGATCGGCAATGCGGCGGCGGCGGATGGTGTTGgtgcttcatacttattttcctTCTCTCAATTTACTACTTGTGGACGAAGAAACGCTAA